DNA from Mycolicibacterium alvei:
GACGTACATGCTCTCGCACCGTTGGCGTCGAAGCGAGCGAGATTCTTTGTCGCGGTTGTGAAATTGGTCTCGGGCGCAGTATTACGGCGATTCACCGAGTTGGCTGTAAATGCACGCGCATGTCGTACTTGAGGGAAGCTCTCCGTTATATCCGCAGATAAGCGCGCTATCGATGAAGTCGCCGGGCGGCAGATGGCTGTCGCTATGAATTCGCTCGCGGCATTAACCGGAGAGTAGGGTGTCGGCATGAATCGCTGTTCAATCCGACGCGGAGGACGCCGGCTTGGTTGAGTACCGTCTCGAAGACCTGGCGCGCATTTCCGGCGTCAGCGCTCGCAATATCCGCGCCTATCGTGAGCGCGGACTACTGGATTCGCCGCGGCGCGTCGGGCGCTCGGCGTACTACGGTGAGCGGCACCTCGATCAGTTGACAGCGATCAGCCAGCTACTGGCCAGGGGTTTCAACTCGGCGCACATCGCCGAGTTCTTCGCCGCATTGCGCGGGGGTAAGGATCTGTCTGGCGCCCTGGGTATCCAAGCTTCGGGCTGGTGCCGGCCGACGGCGCTGCCACTGAACGTGGACCCGGCCGGCGATGACATCCGCACGCTCGTCGAATTCGGGTTGGTGCACATCGTGGACGGCTCCATCGAGGTGACCGATCCCGCGTTGGTCGCGCTCGTCGGCGGCGCGGAGGATCATCGGCGCCTCGTGCGCGGCATGGCCCATCTCTGCCGAGCCACCAGCGCCGAGGTCGATCACCTGGCCGAGTCGGCTGCCGCTGCGGTCGCCGAATGCGAGGGAGGTCTCTCGGATGCCGGTC
Protein-coding regions in this window:
- a CDS encoding MerR family transcriptional regulator yields the protein MVEYRLEDLARISGVSARNIRAYRERGLLDSPRRVGRSAYYGERHLDQLTAISQLLARGFNSAHIAEFFAALRGGKDLSGALGIQASGWCRPTALPLNVDPAGDDIRTLVEFGLVHIVDGSIEVTDPALVALVGGAEDHRRLVRGMAHLCRATSAEVDHLAESAAAAVAECEGGLSDAGLPELVRVVVSARVERALRAGLSAAE